One segment of Funiculus sociatus GB2-C1 DNA contains the following:
- the serS gene encoding serine--tRNA ligase produces MLDLKQIRENPQDVQERLNHKGAHHDIKPILQLDQQQRELEAKRSQLQARGNEIGKLVGQKIKSGSDPNGAEIQTLREEGNSVKTQIAELEPQERELKAIIEELLLALPNLPSQSTPIGKSEEENVEVRRWGDEYMPPNSNILPHEEIGEKLGILNFERAVKVAKSRFVTLIGAGAALERALISFMLDRQIAAGYVEVIPPFLINSESLKATGQLPKFAEESFKCDQDDLWLAPTAEVPVTNLYRDEILEASQLPIYHCAYTPCFRREAGSYGRDTRGLIRLHQFNKVELVKFVHPDTSPAEHESLVRDAEAILQALQLPYRVIELCTGDLSFSAAKCYDLEVWLPSAGKYREISSCSNFEDFQARRGSIRFRETGKKGTQFVHTLNGSGLAIGRTMAAILENYQQPDGIRIPQVLQPYLGREVL; encoded by the coding sequence GTGCTAGACCTTAAGCAGATACGGGAAAATCCACAAGACGTTCAAGAGCGACTGAATCATAAAGGCGCTCATCATGACATAAAGCCGATTTTGCAGCTAGACCAGCAGCAACGGGAACTCGAAGCGAAGCGAAGTCAGCTGCAAGCGCGGGGTAACGAAATTGGTAAATTAGTCGGACAAAAAATTAAATCTGGCAGTGACCCCAATGGCGCAGAAATTCAAACGCTGCGGGAAGAAGGCAACTCTGTCAAAACTCAGATTGCCGAACTAGAACCGCAAGAAAGAGAGCTGAAAGCCATAATAGAAGAACTTTTGTTAGCTCTCCCTAACTTACCCAGTCAGTCCACACCTATTGGTAAAAGTGAAGAAGAGAATGTAGAAGTACGCCGCTGGGGTGATGAATATATGCCCCCAAACTCTAATATTCTGCCTCATGAAGAAATTGGCGAGAAACTGGGGATTCTCAACTTTGAGCGTGCTGTCAAAGTCGCTAAAAGCCGATTTGTAACTTTAATCGGTGCTGGTGCGGCGCTGGAAAGAGCTTTGATTAGCTTTATGCTCGACCGACAAATCGCAGCAGGCTATGTGGAAGTTATTCCACCATTTCTCATCAACAGCGAATCCCTCAAAGCCACAGGTCAGCTGCCCAAATTTGCTGAAGAAAGCTTCAAATGCGACCAAGATGATTTGTGGCTGGCACCCACAGCTGAAGTACCAGTGACGAATCTCTATCGGGATGAAATCTTGGAAGCATCCCAGCTACCCATTTATCACTGTGCTTATACTCCCTGTTTTCGTCGGGAAGCTGGTAGCTATGGGAGAGACACGCGGGGGTTAATTCGACTGCACCAGTTTAATAAAGTTGAGTTGGTGAAATTCGTCCATCCTGATACTTCACCAGCAGAGCATGAATCGCTCGTAAGGGACGCGGAGGCTATTTTGCAGGCGTTGCAGTTGCCTTATCGGGTGATAGAGTTATGCACTGGCGACCTGAGTTTTAGTGCGGCGAAGTGCTACGACTTGGAGGTGTGGTTGCCTTCTGCTGGAAAATACCGCGAGATTTCCAGCTGCTCGAATTTTGAGGATTTTCAGGCGCGACGCGGCAGTATCCGCTTTAGAGAAACTGGGAAGAAGGGAACCCAGTTTGTCCACACCCTAAATGGTTCAGGTTTGGCGATAGGGCGGACAATGGCGGCGATTCTGGAGAACTATCAACAACCGGATGGAATCAGGATACCGCAAGTGCTGCAACCTTATCTGGGACGTGAGGTTCTGTGA